Part of the Methylorubrum populi genome is shown below.
CCTGCGCGATACGCTGGAGCGGCTCGTTGATTTCGAGCGCCTGAACCGGGCCGAGATCCGGCTCACGATCGCCTGCATCGACGTGGCGACCGGCGAGGAGGTCTATTTCGACAACACCCGCCAGGCGATCCGGCCCGAGCATGTCCTGGCGAGCGCGGCCCTGCTGCCGGCCTTCCCGCCGGTCGAGGTGGACGGGCGCCTGCTGTGTGATGCCGGCTACACCAACAACCTGCCGCTCGACCCGCTGTTCGAGCCCGAGCCGACCCGCGATCGGCTCTGCATCGCCCTCGACCTGTTCTCCCTGCGGGCCGATCCGCCGCGCTCGCTCGACGCGGTGCTGGAGCGGGCCAACGACCTCATCTTCGCCAGCGCCGCCCGGCGCGCGGTCGCCGGTCTCGCGCGCAGCTATGCCCTGCGCGAGCGGCTCGATCCGGACGGGCCGGTCGCGACGCTGCTGCACCTCGTCTACCGGGCCGGCGCCGACCAGCTCGCATCGAAGAGCTTCGACTTCTCGCCCTCCTCGATCCGCGACCGCTGGCAGGCGGGCGCCGGCGACATGGAGCGGGGACTCGGTCGGCTCGCGGCCCAGCCGCCTGCGCGGGGACGCTTCCGCTACGAGTGCCCATGATGGCGCGGCCACCGCGCGTGCCGAGAGGCGCCGGCCGATTCATCCGCTCGACCGCCCGGGACGGTGGCCGCTCGATCGACGTCGCGGCAAGCCCGCGCGGCGCTCGAACGGAGGCCGAATCCACCACCCCGACCGGTGCGGCGCGTCGCAGGATGGCCGGAGCCTCACGCTCCGCTTCTCGGCGCGACGTTCCGGAAGTCGAGCTGCGTCCGTCGCTTCAGATCTCGATCCGGCCGCCTCCCGGCGTGCTCCCCGCATCGAGTGCCACGCTCTTCACGATGGCGAAGACCGGGCGCCCGACCGTGAGCCCCAGGTCGCGGGCGGAGGCGCGGGTCAGGCGGGCGGCGAGGGTCGCCTCTCCGCAGGTCACCTCGACGAGGCAGGCCGTCCCCTCCTCGCGCAGGGTGGCGACGTGGCCCGGCAGGACGTTGCGGGCGCTCAGATCCTCGGGCCGCGCGAGCGCCAGCAGCACGTCGCGGGCGGGCACCCGCAGATTGAGGCGGCGTCCCTCGGGGGCGTCGATCAGCGGCAGATCGAGGGGGCCGGCCGGGCCGGTCAGGCGCGTCAGCCCGGTTTCGGGATCATGGTGCTCGACCCGCATGGCGAGCACGCTGCCGGCTTCCGCGCCGTCGGGGATCAGGTCCGGCCGGCGCAGCACGGCATCGACCGGGCCGCTGGCCGCCACGCGGCCGGCCTCCAGCACCACCACGGTGGAGGCGAGGCGGGCCACCTCCGCCACCGAGTGGCTGACATAGACGACGGGCAGGCCCGCCTCGTCGCGCAGCCGCTCGATATAGGGCAGGATCTCGCGCTTGCGGGCCTCGTCGAGCGCCGAGAGCGGCTCGTCCATCAGCAGCAGCCTCGGGCGCGCGAGCAGCGCCCGGCCGATCGCCACCCGCTGCCGCTCGCCCCCCGACAGGCCGGCGGGTCGCCGTTCCAGCAGCGGAGCGATCCCGAGGAGATCGGCCACCGCATCGAGGCTCGGGCCCCCCGTGCCGCGGGCGAAGAAGCGGCCGAAGCGCAGGTTCTGCCGTACGCTGAGATGCGGCATCAGCCGCGCCTCCTGGAACACGCAGCCGATCCGCCGCCGATGCACCGGCACGCGGATGCCGCGCTCCGTGTCGAGCAGCACCGTGCCGTCGGCGACGATGCGTCCGCGCTGCGGCTGGATCAGTCCGGCGATAAGGTCGATCACCGTGGTCTTGCCCGAGCCCGAGCGCCCGAACAGGGCGGTGAGCCCGTCGCCCGCGCTGAAGGCGACGTCGAGCGCGAACCCGTCGCGGCGGAGGGAAACGTCGACGTCGATGGTCATGCAGCCTCGGTCCGAACCCGTGCGGCCGGCTTCTCAGCAAAAACGGTGCGGAGACAAGAGGCTCGATGTGCGGCCTGCCGCGTTGTCGGCGCAGGATCGAAAAAGGCGCACGATGATCACCGTTCACCATCTGGAGAACAGCCGCTCGCAGCGGGTGCTGTGGCTGCTCGAGGAACTCGGGCTCGACTACACCGTGAAGCGCTACGCTCGGGAACCCGCGACGATGCTGGCGCCGCGCGCGCTGCGGGCGGTGCATCCGCTGGGCAAGTCGCCGGTGATCGAGGCCGATGGGCGGGTGGTGGCGGAGACCGGTGCCATCGTGGAATTCCTCACCGCCCGCGCCGACGGCGCGCTGGTGCCGCCGCCCGCCACGCCGGAGCGGGACCGCTACACCTACTTTCTGCACTACGCGGAGGGCTCGGCGATGCCGCCGCTCCTGCTCAAACTGGTATTCTCGCAGCTCGCTCCGCGAAGCCCCGCCCTGCTGCGCCCGCTGGTGCGAGCGATCGCGGCCCGGGTGACGGGCGGCTTCGTCGATCCGGAGCTGCGCCGCCACGCCGCCTATTGGGAGGCGGAATTGGCCGAACGGCCGTATTTCTGCGGCGACGCCTTCACCGCCGCCGACATCATGATGAGCTTCCCGCTGGAGGCGTTCGCCGCCCGCGGCACCGGCGCGGGGCCGCGGGTAACGGATTGGCTGGCGCGCCTCCACGCACGGCCCGCCTACGCACGGGCGCTGGAGCGGGGCGGGCCCTACGCCTACGCGTGAGGCGTCGGGGCCGCCGATGACGACACCCGCCGGCCTCCTCCGCGAAGGCACGTTCGGTGGGGATCGCGGGCCCTGAGACCGGTCTTCGCCCCGCGCCGATCCCCGAGATCCGGCCTCGGTCGATCCGACGGTCCCGACTTGATGCGAACACGTTGTCCGCAGCAAGGAGCTGTGGCCCGCCTCCGATCACCTGCTCATCTTGTTGTTCGATGACGGCACCGCTCCGACTGC
Proteins encoded:
- the modC gene encoding molybdenum ABC transporter ATP-binding protein, with amino-acid sequence MTIDVDVSLRRDGFALDVAFSAGDGLTALFGRSGSGKTTVIDLIAGLIQPQRGRIVADGTVLLDTERGIRVPVHRRRIGCVFQEARLMPHLSVRQNLRFGRFFARGTGGPSLDAVADLLGIAPLLERRPAGLSGGERQRVAIGRALLARPRLLLMDEPLSALDEARKREILPYIERLRDEAGLPVVYVSHSVAEVARLASTVVVLEAGRVAASGPVDAVLRRPDLIPDGAEAGSVLAMRVEHHDPETGLTRLTGPAGPLDLPLIDAPEGRRLNLRVPARDVLLALARPEDLSARNVLPGHVATLREEGTACLVEVTCGEATLAARLTRASARDLGLTVGRPVFAIVKSVALDAGSTPGGGRIEI
- a CDS encoding glutathione S-transferase, which gives rise to MITVHHLENSRSQRVLWLLEELGLDYTVKRYAREPATMLAPRALRAVHPLGKSPVIEADGRVVAETGAIVEFLTARADGALVPPPATPERDRYTYFLHYAEGSAMPPLLLKLVFSQLAPRSPALLRPLVRAIAARVTGGFVDPELRRHAAYWEAELAERPYFCGDAFTAADIMMSFPLEAFAARGTGAGPRVTDWLARLHARPAYARALERGGPYAYA
- a CDS encoding patatin-like phospholipase family protein codes for the protein MELTSPNRDIALVFGGGNALGAYHAGAFEVLQARGIRPDWLVGASMGAVTGAIIAGNAPEDRIERLHRFWNEATLHTGLSGTDLLKPRQYYNALHSLLTLAWGRPSIFTHRYPGLWSALPWVPNDVALFDHRPLRDTLERLVDFERLNRAEIRLTIACIDVATGEEVYFDNTRQAIRPEHVLASAALLPAFPPVEVDGRLLCDAGYTNNLPLDPLFEPEPTRDRLCIALDLFSLRADPPRSLDAVLERANDLIFASAARRAVAGLARSYALRERLDPDGPVATLLHLVYRAGADQLASKSFDFSPSSIRDRWQAGAGDMERGLGRLAAQPPARGRFRYECP